In Bubalus kerabau isolate K-KA32 ecotype Philippines breed swamp buffalo chromosome 4, PCC_UOA_SB_1v2, whole genome shotgun sequence, one DNA window encodes the following:
- the LOC129651509 gene encoding interferon omega-1-like, which translates to MAFMLSLLMALVLVNYSLGGSLGCDLSQNYVLVGRENLRLLGQMRRLSPRFCLQDRKDFAFPQEMVEGGQLQEAQAISVLHEMLQQTFNLFHTEHSSAAWDTTLLEQLRTGLHQQLDDLDACLGQVTGEEDSALGRTGPTLAMKRYFQGIHVYLQEKEYSDCAWEIVRVEIMRSLSSLTSLQERLRMMDGDLNSP; encoded by the coding sequence ATGGCCTTCATGCTCTCTCTACTGATGGCCCTGGTGCTGGTCAACTATAGCCTGGGAGGATCCCTGGGCTGTGACCTGTCTCAGAACTACGTGCTGGTTGGCAGGGAGAACCTCAGGCTCCTGGGCCAAATGAGGAGACTCTCCCCTCGCTTCTGTCTGCAGGACAGAAAAGACTTCGCTTtcccccaggagatggtggagggtgGCCAGCTCCAGGAAGCCCAGGCCATCTCTGTGCTCCATGAGATGCTCCAGCAGACCTTCAACCTCTTCCACACAGAGCACTCCTCTGCTGCCTGGGACACCACCCTCCTGGAGCAGCTCCGCACTGGACTCCATCAGCAGCTGGATGACCTGGATGCCTGCCTGGGGCAGGTGACGGGAGAGGAAGACTCTGCCCTGGGAAGGACGGGCCCCACACTGGCCATGAAGAGGTATTTCCAGGGCATCCATGTCTACCTGCAAGAGAAGGAATACAGCGACTGTGCCTGGGAAATCGTCAGAGTGGAAATCATGAGATCCTTGTCTTCATTAACCAGCTTGCAAGAAAGGTTAAGAATGATGGATGGAGACCTGAACTCACCTTGA